A stretch of the Dichotomicrobium thermohalophilum genome encodes the following:
- a CDS encoding membrane lipoprotein lipid attachment site-containing protein, with translation MRKLLFAATAVVVLSGCTYERTGSPSLHYNEFKTVPPRGNTVTVCHAYGCQEQTKFRFTSADIAKIRNIIRTTKKADTPHEERRGVAYAIAWIEKRVGKAIGTDKDRAGMEFAGSGDPTQQDCVDEATNTTSYLMVMQHNNLLKHHRVARPFSKGNILMGVKYWPHWTAVLVENETGQRYAVDSWIYDNGVNPAVVKAEEWYLEDLDNLPDSTT, from the coding sequence ATGCGAAAGTTGCTGTTTGCCGCCACGGCAGTCGTGGTCCTTTCCGGTTGCACTTATGAGCGGACGGGCTCGCCTTCGCTGCATTATAACGAATTCAAGACGGTCCCCCCGCGCGGCAACACGGTGACGGTGTGCCATGCCTATGGGTGCCAGGAGCAGACCAAGTTTCGATTCACGAGCGCGGATATCGCCAAGATCCGCAACATCATCCGCACCACGAAGAAGGCGGACACGCCCCATGAGGAGCGCCGCGGCGTTGCATACGCGATCGCCTGGATAGAAAAGCGCGTCGGCAAGGCAATCGGCACCGACAAGGACCGCGCGGGAATGGAGTTCGCCGGATCCGGCGACCCGACACAGCAGGATTGCGTGGACGAGGCAACGAACACCACCAGCTACCTGATGGTGATGCAGCACAACAACCTGTTGAAGCATCACCGTGTGGCCCGCCCGTTCTCAAAGGGAAACATCCTCATGGGCGTGAAATACTGGCCGCACTGGACTGCGGTGCTGGTCGAAAACGAGACCGGCCAGCGTTACGCCGTCGACAGCTGGATCTATGATAACGGCGTGAATCCGGCGGTCGTGAAGGCCGAGGAATGGTACCTCGAAGATCTCGATAACCTGCCGGATTCGACGACCTGA
- a CDS encoding ParA family protein, with translation MGTILAVANRKGGVGKSTVATMVAHAFSVWGEMRVLLIDVDAQANASLILIGGENWVKARKRNATLADYIYDFFPLKPVEPASYILPEASDLRAQDGGVPPLTLMPGSLEIEDREHEIMVRLASQGTPFHQVEEAVTTRFRTLLRHAGDGYDLVILDCPPGISFSTRASIAVADIVLVPFRPDYVSLFAVDRIGRMIEECYPPRQLKDIPMDQRRYVTLANMYRETSIHDRLVDEMAAFHPIMETRIPQTAAIANAFDWEANRRTIRQKYKSALPHVETLYSELLPLVERRRSSGEETSA, from the coding sequence ATGGGGACGATACTCGCCGTCGCAAACCGGAAGGGCGGTGTCGGAAAGTCGACCGTCGCTACAATGGTCGCGCACGCGTTCTCCGTCTGGGGCGAAATGCGTGTGCTGCTCATTGACGTGGATGCGCAGGCGAACGCCTCGCTTATCCTTATCGGCGGAGAGAATTGGGTGAAGGCGCGCAAAAGAAATGCGACCCTGGCCGACTACATATACGATTTCTTTCCGCTCAAACCTGTGGAGCCTGCTTCGTACATCCTCCCTGAGGCCTCTGATCTCCGCGCACAAGATGGCGGCGTCCCTCCCTTGACGCTCATGCCGGGCTCGCTGGAAATTGAAGACCGCGAGCATGAAATCATGGTGCGGCTTGCCTCCCAGGGAACGCCCTTTCATCAGGTCGAAGAAGCGGTGACTACCCGTTTCAGGACGCTTTTGCGCCATGCCGGAGACGGCTACGATCTCGTCATTCTGGACTGCCCGCCCGGCATTTCATTCTCCACCCGGGCATCCATCGCGGTCGCCGACATCGTCCTCGTACCCTTTCGCCCCGATTATGTATCCTTGTTTGCAGTTGACCGAATCGGCCGGATGATCGAGGAGTGCTACCCGCCGCGGCAGCTAAAGGACATCCCGATGGATCAGCGCCGCTATGTCACCCTTGCGAACATGTATCGCGAAACGTCAATCCACGACCGCTTGGTCGACGAAATGGCCGCGTTCCATCCGATAATGGAAACGCGCATTCCGCAGACTGCGGCGATTGCCAATGCTTTTGACTGGGAAGCCAACCGCCGGACAATCCGCCAGAAATACAAATCGGCGCTGCCGCATGTCGAAACGCTTTACAGTGAGCTGCTGCCCCTCGTTGAAAGACGCCGCAGCTCGGGCGAGGAGACCAGTGCATGA
- the glyS gene encoding glycine--tRNA ligase subunit beta, whose product MPDLLLELFSEEIPARMQARAEADLQKLVCDALAEADFTFGATETFSTPRRLALTIEGLAERSPPRREERKGPRVGAPEKAIDGFLRAAGLEALDQCETRADKRGEYYVAVIERAGETAADALARIVPQVVRKFPWPKSMRWGTGALRWVRPLHGIVCTLDGAVVDLEVDGIRSGDVTQGHRFMAAEPDNLIRPKSISIARAQDYATALEKVNVIVARPKRAQLIREEARRLASEQDLELVEDHGLIDENAGLVEWPVVLSGTFDADFLDIPPEVLMTSLKEHQKCFSLRRSDGTLANRFIVVANIEADDGGRAIIEGNERVIRARLSDAKFFWDNDRARGLEAMAPKLDQITFHDKLGTVGERVDRIARLARAIAPVVGADADRAERAARLAKADLVSETVGEFPEVQGVIGRYIALESGEDEAVADAIAMHYKPVGPSDEVPSARESIAVALADKLDMLAGFWAIGEKPTGSKDPFALRRAALGVVRIILENRLRLNLLSYFAMPIANVWLHVSQEQHERYVAEAFDLETHGLAPQGYADLIADRLDTFEHAEAFAEKTKQAALAVALDLLGFFADRLKVHLREQGVRHDLIDAVFGLAGQDDLLIIVARVEALGRFLETEDGANLLAGVKRAANILRIEEKKDGRSYDGKPQPKLFALDEERALHDAIKGVNRTLAKALQAEDFEKAMGEIAKLRAPVDAFFDHVTVNADDPRQRENRLKLLAQIRAAAGQIADFSKIEG is encoded by the coding sequence ATGCCTGATTTGCTGCTCGAACTGTTTTCCGAAGAAATCCCCGCGCGGATGCAGGCCCGCGCGGAAGCCGATCTGCAAAAGCTGGTCTGCGACGCTCTTGCGGAGGCTGATTTCACCTTTGGCGCCACCGAGACGTTTTCCACCCCACGCCGACTGGCGCTGACCATCGAAGGGCTGGCCGAGCGGTCGCCGCCCCGTCGGGAGGAGCGCAAGGGGCCGCGCGTCGGCGCGCCGGAAAAGGCCATAGACGGCTTCCTGCGCGCGGCGGGGCTTGAAGCCCTCGACCAGTGCGAGACCCGCGCCGACAAGCGTGGTGAATACTACGTCGCCGTAATCGAGCGGGCAGGCGAGACGGCCGCTGACGCTCTCGCGCGGATCGTCCCGCAGGTGGTGCGAAAGTTCCCCTGGCCGAAATCCATGCGCTGGGGCACCGGAGCCCTGCGCTGGGTGCGCCCGCTTCATGGGATCGTCTGCACGCTGGACGGCGCGGTCGTCGATCTGGAGGTCGACGGCATCCGCAGCGGCGACGTCACCCAAGGCCACCGCTTCATGGCGGCCGAGCCGGACAACCTTATTAGACCAAAGTCTATATCGATCGCGCGCGCGCAGGACTATGCAACCGCGCTGGAGAAGGTTAACGTCATAGTTGCAAGACCGAAGAGGGCGCAACTTATACGAGAAGAAGCAAGGCGCCTGGCTTCCGAGCAGGACCTTGAGTTAGTCGAAGACCACGGGCTGATCGACGAGAACGCAGGGCTTGTCGAATGGCCCGTGGTGCTGTCCGGCACCTTCGACGCGGACTTCCTGGACATCCCGCCGGAAGTCCTCATGACCTCCCTTAAAGAACACCAGAAATGCTTTTCGCTCCGCCGGAGCGACGGAACGCTGGCAAACCGCTTCATTGTCGTCGCCAACATCGAGGCAGATGACGGCGGCAGGGCGATCATCGAGGGCAATGAGCGTGTGATCCGCGCGCGGCTGTCGGACGCCAAGTTCTTCTGGGACAATGACCGAGCGCGCGGGCTGGAAGCGATGGCGCCCAAGCTCGACCAGATCACCTTTCATGACAAGCTGGGCACGGTTGGCGAGCGTGTGGACCGGATCGCCCGGCTGGCGCGCGCGATCGCGCCGGTGGTTGGCGCGGACGCGGACAGGGCGGAGCGCGCCGCGCGGCTCGCCAAGGCCGATTTGGTCAGCGAGACAGTCGGCGAGTTCCCCGAGGTGCAGGGTGTCATCGGCCGCTACATCGCGCTGGAAAGCGGCGAGGACGAAGCCGTGGCCGATGCTATCGCCATGCATTACAAGCCGGTCGGCCCGTCCGACGAGGTGCCCTCCGCGCGAGAATCGATCGCCGTGGCGCTCGCGGACAAGCTCGACATGCTCGCAGGGTTCTGGGCGATCGGCGAAAAGCCCACGGGTAGCAAGGACCCGTTCGCCCTGCGCCGCGCCGCGCTAGGGGTCGTGCGGATCATCCTCGAGAACCGTCTGCGGCTCAACCTGCTGTCCTATTTCGCGATGCCGATCGCCAATGTCTGGTTGCATGTCAGCCAGGAGCAGCACGAACGCTACGTTGCGGAAGCCTTTGATCTGGAAACGCATGGGTTGGCCCCGCAGGGCTATGCCGACCTGATCGCCGACCGGCTCGACACCTTCGAACACGCCGAGGCCTTCGCGGAAAAGACCAAGCAGGCGGCGCTTGCCGTCGCGCTGGACTTGCTCGGCTTCTTCGCCGACCGGCTCAAGGTGCATCTGCGCGAGCAGGGCGTGCGCCACGACCTGATCGACGCGGTTTTCGGCCTGGCCGGCCAGGACGACCTGCTGATCATCGTGGCGCGCGTGGAGGCGCTCGGCCGCTTCCTGGAGACGGAGGACGGCGCGAACCTGCTGGCCGGCGTCAAGCGCGCGGCGAACATCCTCCGCATCGAGGAGAAAAAGGACGGGCGCAGCTACGATGGCAAGCCACAGCCCAAGCTGTTCGCGCTGGATGAGGAGCGCGCGCTGCACGACGCCATCAAGGGCGTGAACCGCACGCTCGCCAAGGCGCTCCAGGCCGAGGATTTCGAAAAGGCCATGGGTGAGATCGCCAAGCTGCGCGCGCCGGTCGATGCTTTCTTCGACCATGTCACCGTCAATGCCGACGATCCGCGCCAGCGCGAGAACCGGCTGAAGCTGCTCGCGCAAATCCGCGCCGCCGCAGGCCAGATCGCTGACTTCTCGAAGATCGAGGGTTAA
- a CDS encoding DUF6446 family protein, translating into MKGRVLIVGFLLFTVVFGAALWYFQTRAYYEEIKADSVEIAGQSYPVSDWRGIDAPTSPLKLRACFNLAEAPDAPVAEDAAPLVAPDWFDCFDAEALSGALKAGEAKAYLAARDEFGVTNRIVARFPDGRAYMWRQLKPDLEE; encoded by the coding sequence ATGAAGGGGCGCGTCCTGATTGTCGGCTTTCTCCTGTTCACGGTCGTGTTCGGCGCGGCCCTTTGGTACTTCCAGACGCGCGCCTATTACGAAGAGATCAAAGCCGACAGCGTCGAAATCGCCGGGCAGAGTTACCCGGTCAGCGACTGGCGCGGGATCGACGCGCCCACTTCGCCGCTGAAGCTGCGAGCGTGTTTCAACCTGGCCGAAGCGCCGGATGCGCCGGTGGCCGAAGACGCCGCGCCGCTGGTCGCGCCCGACTGGTTCGACTGCTTCGACGCCGAGGCCCTTTCTGGCGCGCTCAAGGCCGGCGAGGCGAAAGCCTATCTTGCGGCGCGCGACGAGTTCGGCGTGACCAATCGGATCGTGGCGCGCTTTCCGGACGGCCGGGCCTATATGTGGCGCCAGCTCAAACCCGACTTGGAAGAATGA
- a CDS encoding glycine--tRNA ligase subunit alpha: protein MEQRTGHTAAPAASHLRPKESFQDLILTLQHYWGAHGCVILQPYDMEVGAGTFHPATTLRSLGPRPWKAAYVQPSRRPGDGRYGENPNRLQHYYQFQVAWKPSPPDFQELYLGSLLAIGIDPQRHDIRFVEDDWESPTLGAWGLGWEVWCDGMEVSQFTYFQQVGGFDCNPVTGELTYGLERLAMYVQGVDNVFDLNVNGRTGDERVRYGDIFLQPEQEYSRYNFEHADTDKLFQHFRDAEGQCQALLDAGEAGERHLMALPAYDQCIKASHIFNLLDARGVISVTERQSYILRVRELAKKCCAAWLKTEGGGA from the coding sequence ATGGAACAACGCACCGGACACACCGCCGCACCTGCTGCGTCCCATCTGCGGCCGAAGGAGTCCTTCCAGGACCTGATCCTGACGCTGCAGCACTACTGGGGCGCGCATGGCTGCGTGATCCTGCAGCCCTACGACATGGAGGTTGGCGCGGGCACCTTCCACCCGGCGACGACGCTGCGCTCGCTCGGGCCGCGCCCGTGGAAAGCGGCCTATGTCCAACCCTCGCGCCGACCGGGCGACGGCCGGTACGGGGAGAACCCCAATCGGCTGCAGCACTATTACCAGTTTCAGGTGGCCTGGAAGCCGTCGCCACCGGACTTTCAGGAGCTCTATCTCGGCAGCCTGCTCGCCATCGGCATCGACCCGCAGCGCCACGACATCCGCTTTGTCGAGGATGACTGGGAAAGCCCGACGCTCGGCGCCTGGGGCCTCGGCTGGGAGGTCTGGTGCGACGGCATGGAGGTGAGCCAGTTCACCTATTTCCAGCAAGTCGGCGGGTTCGACTGCAATCCTGTGACGGGTGAGCTGACCTACGGACTGGAGCGGTTGGCGATGTATGTGCAAGGCGTCGACAATGTCTTCGACCTGAACGTCAATGGGCGCACGGGCGATGAGCGCGTGCGCTACGGCGACATCTTCCTGCAGCCGGAGCAGGAATATTCCCGCTACAACTTCGAACATGCCGACACTGACAAGCTGTTCCAGCACTTCCGCGACGCGGAAGGCCAATGCCAGGCGCTGCTCGATGCGGGCGAGGCGGGCGAACGGCACCTGATGGCGCTGCCCGCTTACGACCAGTGCATCAAGGCCAGCCACATCTTCAACCTGCTGGATGCGCGCGGCGTGATCTCCGTGACCGAGCGGCAGAGCTATATCCTGCGCGTGCGCGAACTGGCGAAGAAGTGCTGCGCCGCGTGGCTGAAGACCGAGGGTGGCGGCGCATGA
- a CDS encoding S49 family peptidase: protein MARINVLGPLRAVLPEAWTAAGTLIPVIRLTGTIGMATPLRQGLSLSVVAGVIERAFSFKDSPAVAVIVNSPGGSPVQSRLIYQRIRAMAQEEAKKVYVFAEDVAASGGYILALAGDEIFADASSIVGSIGVLSAGFGLHEAIQRLGVERRVYTAGEKKMTLDPFQPEDPEDVERLKRIQKIVHQDFIDLVKQRRGSKIEQAGDDLFTGEFWTGRQAQELGLIDGLSDVRSRMREVYGEDVRLRLISPERSLFFRRARGVGVSRAEMPDLSRGLTHGWADELVSALEERALWARYGL, encoded by the coding sequence ATGGCGCGCATCAACGTTCTCGGCCCGCTGCGGGCCGTGCTCCCCGAGGCTTGGACCGCTGCGGGCACGCTCATCCCGGTGATCCGCCTGACCGGCACCATCGGCATGGCTACGCCGCTGCGCCAAGGCCTGTCGCTGAGCGTCGTCGCCGGCGTGATCGAGCGCGCGTTTTCCTTCAAGGACAGCCCCGCCGTCGCAGTCATCGTGAATTCGCCGGGTGGCTCGCCGGTTCAGTCGCGCCTGATCTATCAGCGCATCCGCGCGATGGCGCAAGAGGAGGCCAAGAAGGTCTATGTGTTCGCCGAGGATGTGGCGGCCTCCGGCGGCTATATCCTCGCGTTGGCGGGCGACGAGATTTTCGCCGACGCATCGTCCATCGTCGGCTCGATCGGCGTTCTGTCGGCCGGCTTCGGCCTGCATGAGGCGATCCAGCGGCTCGGCGTCGAGCGACGGGTTTACACCGCGGGCGAGAAGAAGATGACGCTCGACCCGTTCCAGCCGGAGGACCCGGAAGATGTCGAACGGCTCAAGCGCATCCAGAAGATCGTCCATCAGGACTTCATCGACCTCGTCAAGCAGCGTCGCGGCTCGAAGATCGAGCAGGCGGGCGACGACCTTTTCACAGGCGAGTTCTGGACCGGCCGACAGGCGCAGGAACTGGGCTTGATCGACGGCTTGAGCGATGTGCGCTCGCGCATGCGCGAAGTTTATGGCGAGGATGTGCGCCTGCGGCTGATCTCGCCGGAGCGCAGCCTGTTCTTCCGCCGCGCGCGCGGCGTTGGCGTCAGTCGTGCCGAGATGCCCGATCTTTCGCGCGGGCTCACGCATGGCTGGGCGGACGAGCTGGTCTCCGCTCTGGAGGAGCGGGCGCTGTGGGCGCGTTACGGGCTGTGA
- a CDS encoding tRNA1(Val) (adenine(37)-N6)-methyltransferase codes for MSDDHIESLTDDAFLGGALHLLQPLKGARAGTDAVMLAASVAADGPVRALEAGCGVGAVALCLAWRLPRLHVTGVEIDAALSELARRNAASNGLSDRVEIINGDVTGPFPALEAKGIRREGYEHVVANPPYLPAKSARAPGNADKRRAHVMTRGGLDAWVRFLATCARPRGRLWMIHRADALPAVLAALEGRFGGVRLFPLFPRADAPATRIIISATKGSRAALQMLPGLTLHRPDGRYTDTAEALLRYGAALPLDEAAEQ; via the coding sequence ATGAGCGATGACCACATCGAATCTTTAACGGATGACGCGTTTCTCGGCGGCGCGCTGCATCTGCTCCAGCCGCTCAAGGGCGCGCGGGCGGGAACGGATGCGGTCATGCTGGCGGCGAGCGTGGCGGCGGACGGCCCGGTGCGGGCGCTGGAGGCGGGCTGCGGTGTCGGCGCGGTGGCGCTGTGCCTGGCGTGGCGGCTGCCGCGGCTGCACGTCACCGGCGTGGAGATCGACGCCGCTCTGAGCGAACTCGCAAGACGGAACGCGGCCAGTAACGGTCTTTCCGATCGTGTGGAGATCATCAACGGCGACGTGACCGGCCCATTCCCTGCGCTGGAAGCGAAAGGCATACGCCGCGAAGGTTACGAGCATGTCGTCGCCAACCCGCCCTATTTGCCGGCCAAAAGCGCGCGGGCGCCGGGCAATGCTGACAAGCGCCGCGCCCATGTCATGACACGAGGCGGACTGGATGCATGGGTGCGATTCCTCGCGACCTGTGCCAGGCCGCGGGGACGTCTCTGGATGATCCACCGCGCCGATGCGCTGCCGGCCGTGCTGGCCGCGCTGGAAGGCCGCTTCGGCGGCGTCCGCCTTTTCCCGCTGTTCCCCCGAGCCGACGCGCCCGCCACGCGCATCATTATCAGCGCGACGAAAGGCAGCCGCGCCGCGCTGCAAATGCTGCCAGGCCTGACGCTGCACCGCCCCGACGGACGTTATACCGACACGGCCGAAGCTCTCTTGCGCTACGGTGCCGCCCTTCCCCTAGACGAGGCCGCTGAGCAGTAG
- a CDS encoding DUF2007 domain-containing protein, producing MKILLQTNDAVLISFVESLLTEANIDHAVLDGHMSVMEGSIGILPRRVMVEDEDWRRAVDLMTEAGIDISAHPYER from the coding sequence ATGAAGATCCTCCTGCAAACCAACGACGCTGTGCTGATCTCGTTCGTCGAATCATTGCTCACCGAAGCCAATATCGACCACGCAGTCCTGGATGGTCACATGAGCGTGATGGAAGGCTCGATCGGTATTCTGCCGCGGCGCGTGATGGTCGAGGATGAGGACTGGCGCCGGGCGGTCGACCTCATGACGGAGGCCGGCATTGACATCAGCGCCCACCCGTATGAGCGATGA
- a CDS encoding polyprenyl synthetase family protein — translation MGPIAPLQKTLTASRDIDALHNLVDQDMARVNQIILDKAHSDVELIPKLAQHLIDSGGKRLRPMLTIAAAKLCEYQGAGHVTLAASVEFMHTATLLHDDVVDESEMRRGKTAARLLWGNEASVLVGDYLLGQAFKMMVEVGSLGALRVLSNAASVIAEGEVMQLAAAKNLATTEETYHAVINAKTAALFAAAAEVGAVIAERPETEALALHEFGRHLGLAFQLMDDVLDYSGERARLGKNVGDDFSEGKVTLPVILAHADGTPEEQAFWQRTIAEGDIQDGDLETAMTLIARHNALDRTMERALSHGERATRALDVFPDGPIKSALLDAVGFSISRAN, via the coding sequence GTGGGCCCTATCGCTCCGCTCCAAAAGACGCTCACGGCCAGCCGTGACATTGACGCCCTCCATAATCTTGTCGATCAGGATATGGCGCGCGTCAACCAGATCATTCTGGACAAGGCCCACTCGGACGTGGAGCTGATCCCGAAGCTTGCCCAGCATCTGATCGACTCCGGCGGCAAGCGGCTGCGTCCGATGCTGACCATTGCCGCGGCCAAGCTCTGCGAGTATCAGGGCGCGGGGCATGTGACGCTCGCCGCGAGTGTCGAGTTCATGCACACCGCTACGCTGCTCCACGACGACGTCGTGGACGAAAGCGAGATGCGCCGAGGCAAGACCGCCGCGCGCCTGCTGTGGGGCAACGAGGCCAGCGTGCTCGTGGGTGACTATCTACTCGGCCAGGCCTTCAAGATGATGGTCGAGGTCGGCTCGCTCGGCGCACTCCGCGTGCTGTCAAACGCTGCTTCGGTGATCGCCGAGGGCGAGGTGATGCAGCTCGCTGCGGCCAAGAATCTCGCCACCACGGAAGAGACCTATCACGCCGTCATCAATGCCAAGACGGCGGCGCTGTTCGCCGCGGCTGCAGAAGTTGGTGCCGTAATCGCCGAGCGCCCGGAGACGGAGGCGCTGGCGCTGCACGAGTTCGGGCGGCATCTGGGCCTGGCGTTTCAACTGATGGACGACGTGCTGGACTATTCGGGCGAACGCGCGCGGCTGGGCAAGAATGTCGGGGACGACTTCTCCGAAGGCAAGGTGACGCTCCCGGTGATCCTCGCCCATGCGGACGGCACGCCGGAGGAACAGGCTTTCTGGCAGCGCACGATCGCCGAGGGCGACATTCAGGACGGTGATCTGGAAACCGCAATGACCCTGATCGCCCGTCACAATGCCCTGGACCGCACGATGGAGCGGGCGCTCTCGCACGGGGAGCGCGCGACTCGCGCGCTGGACGTATTCCCTGACGGGCCGATCAAGTCCGCGCTGCTTGACGCCGTCGGCTTCTCGATTTCCCGCGCCAACTGA
- a CDS encoding LysM peptidoglycan-binding domain-containing M23 family metallopeptidase: protein MRDGDTLYSIARSYDVGVDELAEVNGLTDPGLIRVGDTLYIPDENYELREREPDRRRTARRAPRRPETREAPRERRYAVRRERRYDDEALYADPLLLGLESREDRRRYRADRGNEERRSRDRRRAARVERQPAPRRERISSARPQRAARVTPPPAPEQRPERRQPSRVARSNDQQPERVARAEPTTERQVASEQKTSAAECSALMKNPPARSGANFRRPANGLIISRFGEQSNGERNDGINISVPRGTPVKAAENGVVVYAGDELTGLGKLVLVRHADGWVSAYAHNDQIMVKRCDTVERGQMIARAGVTGAVTKPQLHFELRKNARPVDPEQHLAGTS from the coding sequence GTGCGTGACGGCGACACGCTCTACAGCATCGCCCGCAGCTATGACGTCGGCGTCGACGAGTTGGCGGAGGTCAACGGACTGACCGATCCGGGCCTGATCCGCGTTGGCGATACGCTCTACATCCCTGACGAAAACTACGAACTCCGTGAACGCGAGCCCGATCGTCGTCGCACGGCCCGTCGCGCCCCTCGCCGTCCTGAAACGCGGGAGGCTCCGCGCGAGCGCCGCTATGCGGTACGCCGGGAGCGGCGCTACGACGATGAGGCGCTGTACGCCGACCCGCTGCTGCTCGGGCTCGAAAGCCGCGAGGATCGTCGCCGCTATCGCGCCGATCGGGGCAACGAGGAGCGCCGTAGCCGCGATCGCCGTCGCGCCGCGCGCGTCGAGCGTCAACCCGCGCCGCGCCGTGAACGCATCAGCAGCGCCCGTCCGCAGCGCGCCGCGCGCGTCACACCGCCGCCAGCACCTGAACAGCGTCCGGAGCGCCGGCAGCCCAGCCGCGTTGCGCGTTCCAACGATCAGCAGCCCGAGCGCGTCGCGCGCGCCGAACCGACCACGGAGCGCCAGGTCGCCAGCGAGCAAAAGACATCCGCCGCTGAGTGCAGCGCGCTGATGAAAAATCCGCCCGCGCGCAGCGGCGCCAACTTCCGCCGCCCGGCGAACGGCCTGATCATCTCGCGCTTCGGCGAGCAGTCGAACGGCGAGCGCAACGACGGCATCAACATCTCGGTGCCGCGTGGCACGCCAGTGAAGGCCGCCGAGAACGGTGTCGTGGTCTATGCCGGCGATGAACTCACGGGATTGGGCAAGCTGGTGCTGGTGCGCCATGCCGACGGCTGGGTGTCAGCCTATGCGCATAACGACCAGATCATGGTGAAGCGCTGTGACACCGTCGAGCGCGGCCAGATGATCGCCCGCGCCGGCGTCACCGGGGCGGTGACGAAGCCGCAGCTTCACTTCGAGCTACGCAAGAACGCGCGCCCGGTGGACCCTGAGCAGCATCTGGCGGGAACGTCGTAA